A single window of Terriglobales bacterium DNA harbors:
- a CDS encoding DUF167 domain-containing protein: MIPVNDTTAGATFAVRVHPRARKNAITGVLGDAFKLSLTAPPTEGRANDACIEFLAEVLRLPRSSVTIAAGHTSRNKVVRVSGFSASAIAERIAAALP, from the coding sequence ATGATTCCGGTAAACGACACCACCGCCGGTGCCACCTTCGCCGTCCGCGTCCACCCGCGCGCCCGCAAGAACGCCATCACCGGTGTGCTGGGCGATGCCTTCAAGCTCTCCCTCACCGCCCCGCCCACCGAGGGCCGCGCCAACGACGCTTGCATCGAGTTCCTAGCCGAGGTTTTGCGCCTCCCGCGTTCCTCCGTTACCATAGCCGCCGGCCATACCAGCCGGAACAAAGTGGTGCGCGTTTCGGGATTCTCCGCCTCTGCGATTGCGGAGCGGATTGCCGCCGCGCTGCCGTGA
- a CDS encoding YggS family pyridoxal phosphate-dependent enzyme translates to MATIAENLAALRARIEAAAHRAGRSSSEVELMGVTKQVEPRRIREAYDTGLRRFGENRVQEFAEKVNLLRDLAEAKFHLIGHLQTNKAARAAELFAGVDSLDSLRLAEKLNSAAATLGKKFPVLIEVNLAAETAKSGVTANSPEFEELLAAAPRLAALEFRGLMAIPPHTDDPEGARPYFRRLRELRHRIAARDLPGIAMQTLSIGMSHDFEVAIEEGSTCVRLGTAIFGDRHKKPAA, encoded by the coding sequence GTGGCCACCATCGCCGAGAACCTCGCCGCCCTCCGCGCCCGCATTGAAGCTGCCGCCCACCGCGCCGGGCGCTCGTCTTCGGAGGTCGAGCTGATGGGCGTCACCAAGCAGGTCGAGCCTCGCCGCATCCGCGAGGCCTACGACACCGGCCTGCGCCGGTTCGGCGAGAACCGCGTTCAGGAGTTCGCCGAAAAAGTGAACCTGCTGCGCGACCTGGCGGAGGCGAAGTTCCACCTCATCGGCCACCTCCAGACCAACAAGGCCGCCCGCGCCGCCGAACTCTTCGCCGGCGTGGATTCGCTCGACTCGCTGCGCCTGGCGGAGAAACTGAATTCCGCCGCCGCTACACTCGGGAAGAAGTTCCCGGTGCTGATCGAGGTCAACCTCGCCGCCGAGACCGCCAAGAGCGGCGTGACGGCGAATTCGCCCGAGTTCGAGGAACTCCTCGCCGCCGCGCCTCGCCTCGCCGCGCTCGAGTTCCGCGGCCTGATGGCAATTCCGCCCCACACCGACGACCCCGAGGGTGCCCGCCCCTACTTCCGCCGTCTGCGCGAGCTCCGCCACCGCATCGCCGCGCGTGATCTCCCCGGCATCGCTATGCAAACACTCTCCATCGGCATGTCCCACGACTTCGAAGTCGCCATCGAGGAGGGCTCCACCTGCGTCCGCCTCGGCACCGCCATCTTTGGAGACCGCCACAAGAAGCCCGCTGCATGA
- a CDS encoding oligopeptide transporter, OPT family: MAESEESAETSFQPYVPAGDTRAEFTFRAVFLGALFGLLFGAVTVYVGLRAGLTVAASIPIAVLSISILRAFGKSTILENNIVQTTGSAGESIAGGVIFTLPALIFLGFPLEYSRIFLLTLIGGWLGVFFMIPLRRQLIVKEHANLLYPEGTACADVLIAGDRGGSFASRVFWGLGLGSLYTFFQNENMFAAWPSTPTYNFGFLADAKTGKAVTQGWFSGASIRANTTAEYLGVGYIIGPRIAGVIFAGGVFAWLVVMPAIKFFGGNLTAPLYPGPKLIADMAPDELWRYYIRPMGAGAVAAAGLITLLKTIPTIVAALRAGASDLIKGAAAAAARRRTDDDLPMKWAILGAVAVLIMMWIMLTAMPVPGAHTSWYANLAAAVFVVIFGFLFVTVSSRITGLIGTSSNPISGMAIATLMATCAVFLVLHWTAAAFGALAITIGGVVCIASANAGNTSQDLKTGFLVGATPRKQQLALLIGVMVSVFAIGLTLMGMNKGLETYRPFSPQKFDLANLPQGVEIQKVELPASIRVTDEKGTLVTTVAGSQYQVLNAIGSRELADGKYLYNPQTGQIEVQWIQGIGSERAAAPQARLMATVISGILNQRLPWGLVLLGVFLVIGVELLGIRSLSFAVGFYIPIATTLAIFTGGLVRWLAERGVKKVEESDVSPGSLFASGLIAAGGIVGLLGIGVKLMETQGWIREGAVAWGVKIPFLATNSWLAVATFVLLATSLLHFARKPLETESKK, translated from the coding sequence GTGGCCGAAAGCGAAGAGTCCGCGGAAACCTCGTTCCAGCCCTACGTTCCCGCCGGGGACACCCGCGCGGAGTTCACCTTCCGCGCCGTCTTCCTGGGCGCCCTCTTCGGACTGCTCTTCGGCGCGGTCACCGTGTACGTCGGCCTGCGCGCCGGCCTCACCGTCGCCGCCTCCATCCCCATCGCTGTGCTTTCCATCAGCATCCTGCGCGCCTTCGGCAAGTCCACCATCCTGGAGAACAACATCGTCCAGACCACCGGCTCGGCCGGGGAATCCATCGCCGGCGGCGTCATCTTCACCCTGCCCGCGCTCATCTTCCTGGGATTCCCGCTGGAGTACTCGCGCATCTTCCTGCTCACGCTCATCGGGGGATGGCTGGGCGTCTTCTTCATGATCCCGCTGCGCCGCCAGCTCATCGTCAAGGAGCACGCCAACCTCCTCTACCCTGAGGGCACCGCCTGCGCCGACGTGCTCATCGCCGGCGACCGTGGCGGCAGCTTCGCCAGCCGCGTCTTCTGGGGACTCGGCCTGGGCTCTCTCTACACCTTCTTTCAGAACGAGAACATGTTTGCCGCCTGGCCCTCCACCCCCACCTACAACTTCGGCTTCCTCGCCGACGCCAAGACGGGCAAGGCCGTCACCCAGGGCTGGTTCTCGGGCGCCTCCATCCGCGCCAACACCACCGCCGAGTATCTGGGTGTGGGCTACATCATCGGACCGCGCATCGCCGGCGTGATCTTCGCCGGCGGGGTCTTCGCCTGGCTGGTGGTCATGCCCGCCATCAAGTTCTTCGGGGGCAATCTCACCGCGCCCCTCTACCCCGGCCCCAAGCTCATCGCGGACATGGCGCCCGACGAGCTCTGGCGCTACTACATCCGCCCCATGGGCGCCGGCGCTGTCGCCGCCGCAGGCCTGATCACGCTGCTCAAAACGATCCCTACCATCGTCGCGGCCCTGCGGGCCGGCGCCAGTGACCTCATCAAGGGCGCCGCTGCCGCCGCTGCGCGTCGCCGCACCGATGACGACCTCCCCATGAAGTGGGCCATCCTCGGTGCGGTCGCCGTCCTCATCATGATGTGGATCATGCTCACCGCCATGCCCGTGCCCGGCGCCCATACCTCCTGGTATGCCAACCTCGCCGCTGCCGTCTTTGTGGTCATTTTCGGATTCCTCTTTGTCACCGTCTCTTCGCGCATCACCGGCCTGATCGGCACTTCGTCGAACCCTATCTCCGGCATGGCCATCGCCACGTTGATGGCGACCTGCGCGGTTTTCCTGGTTCTGCACTGGACGGCCGCCGCCTTCGGCGCGCTCGCCATCACCATCGGCGGCGTGGTTTGCATCGCATCGGCCAACGCCGGCAATACTTCCCAGGACTTGAAGACCGGATTCCTCGTCGGCGCCACCCCGCGCAAGCAGCAACTGGCGCTGCTCATCGGCGTGATGGTCTCGGTGTTTGCCATCGGGCTCACGCTCATGGGCATGAACAAGGGCCTGGAGACTTACCGCCCCTTCAGCCCGCAGAAGTTCGACCTCGCCAACCTGCCCCAAGGCGTCGAGATCCAGAAGGTGGAGCTGCCCGCCAGCATCCGCGTCACCGACGAAAAGGGAACCCTCGTCACGACCGTTGCCGGCTCCCAGTACCAGGTGCTGAACGCCATCGGCTCGCGCGAACTGGCCGACGGCAAGTACCTCTACAACCCGCAGACCGGGCAGATCGAAGTCCAGTGGATCCAGGGCATCGGCTCGGAGCGCGCCGCCGCTCCCCAGGCCCGCCTCATGGCCACCGTCATCAGCGGCATCCTCAACCAACGCCTGCCCTGGGGACTGGTGTTGCTCGGCGTCTTCCTGGTCATCGGGGTGGAACTGCTCGGCATTCGTTCGCTCTCCTTCGCCGTCGGCTTCTACATCCCCATCGCCACCACCCTGGCCATCTTCACCGGCGGCCTGGTGCGCTGGCTGGCCGAGCGCGGCGTCAAGAAGGTGGAAGAGAGCGACGTCTCGCCCGGCTCGCTCTTCGCCAGCGGCCTCATCGCCGCCGGCGGCATCGTCGGACTGCTGGGCATCGGTGTAAAACTGATGGAAACCCAAGGGTGGATCCGCGAAGGCGCGGTCGCCTGGGGCGTGAAGATTCCCTTCCTGGCTACCAACAGCTGGCTCGCTGTGGCCACCTTCGTCCTGCTGGCGACTTCGCTGCTACACTTCGCCCGCAAGCCCCTGGAGACCGAATCCAAGAAGTAG
- a CDS encoding ComF family protein, producing the protein MAAQSLFATLFPSDCRLCGAALTEVSRLPVCSACVRSIQRIEAPTCAVCGELVAAAPAAGDELRCGLCQRARMPFVKAVSYGSYDGALRGLIHLLKYERVRPAGGVLGRMLAEAMAGLKFTSTEKAPLMVPVPLSVGRERQRGFNQAEEIVRAALKHWTRRGGRAMELNTSALRRTRETRSQTGLTRHQRRANLRGAFVAARPEQIAGREIVLVDDVYTTGTTVSECARVLRRAGAAEIYVATAARVLKRETPGAASEESAAAIRVRAEA; encoded by the coding sequence GTGGCAGCGCAAAGCCTGTTCGCCACCCTCTTCCCCTCCGACTGCCGATTGTGCGGCGCTGCGCTGACCGAAGTCTCGCGGCTGCCGGTGTGCTCCGCGTGTGTTCGAAGCATCCAACGGATCGAAGCCCCGACGTGCGCGGTGTGTGGTGAGCTGGTGGCGGCTGCGCCAGCGGCCGGCGATGAGTTGCGCTGTGGACTGTGCCAGCGCGCGCGCATGCCGTTCGTCAAGGCCGTCTCCTATGGAAGCTATGACGGGGCGCTGCGCGGGCTGATCCATCTGCTGAAGTACGAGCGCGTGCGGCCTGCCGGCGGCGTCCTGGGACGAATGCTGGCGGAGGCGATGGCGGGGCTGAAGTTCACCTCAACCGAGAAGGCGCCGCTGATGGTTCCTGTGCCGCTCTCCGTGGGGCGGGAGCGGCAGCGCGGATTCAATCAGGCGGAAGAGATTGTGCGGGCGGCGCTGAAACACTGGACCCGCCGCGGCGGGCGCGCGATGGAGCTTAACACGAGCGCGCTCCGGCGCACTCGCGAGACCCGGTCGCAGACTGGGCTGACGAGGCATCAGCGGCGCGCGAACCTGCGGGGAGCGTTCGTCGCAGCCCGGCCGGAGCAGATTGCCGGGCGCGAGATTGTTCTGGTGGATGACGTTTACACCACCGGCACGACCGTTTCCGAGTGCGCGCGGGTGCTGCGCCGGGCGGGCGCGGCCGAGATCTACGTGGCGACGGCAGCGCGCGTACTGAAGCGCGAGACGCCAGGAGCAGCGTCCGAAGAGTCCGCTGCGGCGATCAGGGTCAGAGCAGAGGCATGA
- a CDS encoding HNH endonuclease, with translation MRSQAHNPKPAGKPGVHSNGGGNGFNPMHTPVLVLNASYEPINICAARRAVVLVLKGVAMTEEENGHHLHAARFTMRLPSVIRLLEYRRIPHQTRALSRKNILLRDRNACQYCGNVMPSGELTLDHVVPRSRGGLSTWENLVACCHPCNRQKGNQLAHEAGMRLLREPRAFTLHTSRHIMRMIGRSDAKWRKYLFY, from the coding sequence ATGAGGAGCCAGGCACACAATCCGAAGCCTGCGGGGAAGCCGGGCGTTCATTCGAACGGCGGGGGCAACGGCTTCAATCCCATGCACACGCCTGTGCTGGTGCTGAACGCGTCGTACGAGCCCATCAACATCTGCGCGGCGCGGCGAGCGGTGGTGCTGGTGCTGAAGGGCGTAGCCATGACCGAAGAGGAGAACGGGCACCACCTGCACGCGGCCCGCTTCACCATGCGCCTGCCCTCGGTGATCCGGTTGCTGGAGTACCGGCGCATCCCGCACCAGACGCGCGCGCTCTCGCGCAAGAACATCCTGCTGCGCGACCGCAACGCCTGCCAGTACTGCGGTAACGTGATGCCTTCGGGCGAGTTGACGCTCGACCACGTAGTGCCGCGGTCGCGGGGCGGGCTCTCCACCTGGGAGAACCTGGTGGCCTGCTGCCATCCCTGCAACCGGCAGAAGGGCAACCAGCTGGCGCACGAGGCGGGGATGCGGTTGCTGCGCGAGCCCCGCGCCTTCACCCTCCATACCAGCCGCCACATCATGCGCATGATCGGGCGCTCGGACGCGAAGTGGCGGAAGTATCTCTTCTACTGA
- a CDS encoding S9 family peptidase: protein MFRRTSVIVVALLIAAAGLHAQAKRPFTFEDMMALKRVGEPVPSPDGKWVAFTAVDVNLEENTRTPHLWMVALQGGGARQITKGKGEQRPRWSPDGKHFLYIMDEQVHVLDFDAATGNALPGGRQITSLSTGADGALWSPDGKNILFVSEVYPDCADDACNKARDEEKSKSKVKALMFTRLLYRHWTGYSEGKRSHLFVASAEGGVPRDLTPGDYDAPPFSLGGPDGYAFSPDGQEICFSSNHEPVGATSTNNDLFIIPVSGGTPKQITSNKASDSSPQYSPDGKWIAYLAQVRPGYESDRFRLMLYERATSKITNLTESFDGWVGTFAWGPESAGLAFVAEDKGEQPIYSVGLKDGKIELVIRGHYDDLAITQHSETLATGMSVEYPNEIYVIACGHGKCGAVALTHMNDAVFAQVHTSPLESFWFTGAENKKVQGFLVKPPDFDAAKKYPVKFIIHGGPQGAWGDSWSFRWNPQLFAASGYVVVMINPRGSTGYGQKFIDDINGDWGGRVYQDLMLGLDYAERKYPFLDKTRECALGASYGGYMIDWIEGHTTRFQCLVSHDGTYNLESFWGTTEELWFPEWEFRGTPWTNPLAYRKWSPHVYARNFKTPMLVVHGQKDLRVDLSEGLQLFTTLQRRGVPSKMLYFPDEGHWVLKPQNSRLWYKTVNEWVDGYLKKAD from the coding sequence ATGTTCCGCCGCACTTCGGTCATCGTTGTTGCTCTTCTTATCGCTGCTGCCGGTCTCCACGCGCAAGCGAAGCGTCCGTTCACCTTCGAGGACATGATGGCGCTGAAACGCGTGGGCGAGCCTGTGCCTTCGCCCGATGGCAAGTGGGTGGCGTTCACCGCCGTGGACGTCAACCTGGAGGAGAACACACGCACGCCGCACCTTTGGATGGTGGCGCTCCAGGGCGGCGGGGCGCGGCAGATCACCAAGGGCAAGGGAGAACAGCGGCCGCGCTGGTCGCCGGACGGCAAGCACTTCCTCTACATCATGGACGAGCAGGTGCACGTCCTCGACTTCGACGCCGCCACGGGCAACGCGCTGCCCGGCGGGCGGCAGATCACCAGCCTCTCCACTGGAGCCGATGGCGCGCTGTGGTCGCCGGATGGGAAGAACATCCTGTTCGTCTCAGAGGTCTATCCCGACTGCGCGGACGATGCCTGCAACAAGGCGCGCGATGAGGAGAAGTCGAAATCCAAGGTAAAGGCGCTGATGTTCACGCGGCTGCTCTACCGGCATTGGACCGGGTACTCGGAGGGCAAGCGCAGCCATCTGTTCGTGGCGTCGGCCGAGGGCGGCGTCCCGCGCGACTTGACGCCGGGCGACTACGACGCGCCTCCGTTCTCCCTCGGCGGGCCGGATGGCTATGCCTTCTCACCCGACGGACAGGAGATCTGCTTCAGCTCAAATCACGAGCCGGTCGGGGCCACCAGCACCAACAACGACCTGTTCATTATTCCCGTGAGCGGAGGGACGCCGAAGCAGATCACCAGCAACAAAGCCAGCGATTCCTCGCCGCAGTATTCGCCCGACGGGAAGTGGATCGCCTACCTGGCGCAGGTGCGGCCGGGCTACGAGAGTGATCGCTTCCGGCTGATGCTCTACGAGCGCGCGACCAGCAAGATCACGAACCTGACGGAGAGCTTCGACGGGTGGGTGGGGACGTTCGCCTGGGGGCCGGAGTCAGCCGGGTTGGCATTTGTGGCCGAGGACAAGGGCGAGCAGCCGATTTATTCGGTCGGACTGAAGGATGGGAAGATCGAGCTGGTGATTCGCGGCCACTATGACGACCTTGCCATCACGCAGCATTCCGAGACCCTGGCCACCGGAATGTCGGTGGAGTATCCGAACGAGATCTATGTGATCGCGTGCGGGCACGGCAAATGCGGCGCGGTCGCGCTCACGCACATGAACGACGCCGTCTTCGCGCAGGTGCACACCTCGCCGCTTGAATCTTTCTGGTTCACGGGCGCGGAGAACAAGAAAGTCCAGGGCTTTCTGGTCAAGCCGCCGGATTTCGATGCGGCGAAGAAGTATCCGGTGAAGTTCATCATTCACGGCGGGCCGCAGGGGGCCTGGGGAGATTCGTGGAGCTTCCGCTGGAACCCGCAGTTGTTCGCCGCCAGCGGTTATGTGGTCGTCATGATCAATCCGCGGGGCTCGACCGGCTACGGTCAGAAGTTCATTGACGACATTAACGGCGACTGGGGCGGGCGCGTCTATCAAGACCTGATGCTCGGCCTGGACTACGCCGAGCGCAAGTATCCCTTCCTGGACAAGACGCGGGAGTGTGCGCTGGGCGCGAGTTACGGCGGCTACATGATCGATTGGATCGAGGGGCACACCACGCGCTTCCAGTGCCTGGTGTCGCACGACGGGACCTACAACCTGGAGTCGTTCTGGGGCACGACCGAGGAGCTGTGGTTCCCCGAATGGGAGTTCCGCGGGACTCCGTGGACGAATCCGCTGGCGTACCGCAAGTGGTCGCCGCACGTTTATGCGCGGAACTTCAAGACGCCCATGCTGGTGGTCCACGGGCAGAAGGACCTCCGCGTGGACCTCTCCGAGGGCCTGCAACTTTTCACCACGCTGCAGCGGCGGGGCGTGCCGTCGAAGATGCTCTACTTTCCCGACGAGGGCCACTGGGTGCTGAAGCCGCAGAACTCGCGGCTCTGGTACAAGACGGTCAATGAGTGGGTGGATGGGTATCTGAAAAAGGCAGATTGA
- a CDS encoding cold-shock protein, which produces MREKGTVKWFNGAKGYGFIQRSTGEDVFVHFSAIQENGFRTLNEGETVEFDLLKGPKGFQAGNVVRG; this is translated from the coding sequence GTGAGAGAAAAGGGAACAGTGAAGTGGTTCAACGGGGCCAAAGGATACGGCTTCATCCAACGCTCCACGGGCGAAGACGTGTTCGTGCATTTTTCGGCGATCCAGGAGAACGGATTCCGGACATTGAACGAGGGCGAGACCGTGGAATTCGACCTGCTCAAGGGTCCCAAGGGCTTCCAGGCGGGAAACGTCGTCCGGGGCTAG
- a CDS encoding tetratricopeptide repeat protein, with the protein MGRAPYRRLILALLVSGLAPCFAAGQWVEVRSPHLSVVTDAGDRRGRELALQFEQMRGVFATLLLRNRVNLPVPLQIVAFENSYGFRRVVPFWRGKPVEASSLFQPGEDRDFLVLDLSSNESLPTTLHQYAQLLLDANYPRTQPWFDEGFAEYFSTIRISAKEVEVGRSPASASLLQGAALLPVTELFAVGRDSKLYHDGGRHTLFHAESWLLVRYVFENGKLPQAADYFDLLHNQRLPATEAIRRAFNVQPAQLDRILRDAANPVRSSTRTFEAPAGIDDSAYSTTKLDEPDLKAVLADLHLHSPGYLDQAIREFQEALALSPNHAAAHRGMGSAYLSKQQFGPAGEHFRQAATVDSSDASVHYYFALLMNREGLAAGGHIENPWTMKKEAETAISLAPDLAVAYSLLAVAESSIGNQEAAIAAMKKALRLSPRNDLYAASLAQYDLLAQKWDDAAALFEYLQDSDDPQIAASAADDLKLLPALRRIPPPVVARREQPQDWSEYDDPKWRRRTPAPAQPVAREEGPAPPDNRPIKFLKGKLLQVECSQPPAAVLTVFAGKRTWKLRVADARALVLVGAPAFSCGWRDRDVAVNYREGGQANRDLVSLELD; encoded by the coding sequence ATGGGTCGCGCTCCATACCGCCGACTGATTCTCGCCCTCCTGGTCTCCGGGTTGGCTCCGTGTTTTGCCGCCGGCCAATGGGTGGAGGTGCGCTCCCCCCACCTCTCCGTGGTCACCGACGCCGGCGACCGCCGCGGCCGCGAGCTGGCGCTCCAGTTCGAGCAGATGCGCGGCGTCTTCGCCACCCTCCTGCTGCGCAACCGCGTGAACCTCCCCGTGCCGCTGCAGATCGTGGCCTTCGAGAACTCCTACGGCTTCCGTCGCGTCGTCCCCTTCTGGCGGGGAAAGCCGGTCGAAGCCTCCAGCCTCTTCCAGCCCGGCGAGGACCGCGACTTCCTCGTCCTCGATCTTTCCTCGAACGAGAGCCTGCCCACCACGCTTCACCAATACGCGCAGCTGCTGCTCGACGCCAACTACCCGCGCACCCAGCCCTGGTTCGACGAAGGCTTCGCCGAGTACTTCTCCACCATCCGCATCTCGGCCAAGGAAGTGGAGGTCGGGCGTTCCCCGGCTTCGGCGTCGCTGCTCCAGGGCGCCGCGCTCCTGCCGGTCACTGAGCTCTTCGCCGTGGGCCGCGACTCGAAGCTCTACCACGACGGCGGACGGCACACCCTCTTCCATGCCGAGTCCTGGCTCCTGGTGCGCTACGTCTTCGAGAATGGGAAGCTGCCGCAGGCCGCCGACTACTTCGACCTGCTCCACAACCAGCGCCTGCCGGCGACCGAGGCCATCCGCCGCGCCTTCAACGTGCAGCCGGCGCAACTCGACCGCATCCTGCGCGATGCCGCCAATCCCGTGCGCTCCTCCACCCGCACCTTCGAGGCTCCGGCCGGCATCGACGACTCGGCCTACAGCACCACCAAGCTGGACGAGCCTGACTTGAAAGCCGTGCTCGCCGATCTCCATCTGCATTCGCCCGGCTACCTGGACCAGGCCATCCGCGAGTTCCAGGAGGCGCTCGCGCTCTCGCCCAACCACGCCGCCGCCCACCGCGGGATGGGTTCCGCCTACCTCAGCAAGCAGCAGTTCGGCCCGGCCGGCGAGCACTTCCGCCAGGCCGCTACCGTGGACTCGAGCGACGCCAGCGTCCACTACTACTTCGCCCTGCTGATGAACCGCGAGGGCCTGGCCGCCGGCGGCCACATCGAAAACCCCTGGACGATGAAGAAGGAGGCGGAGACCGCCATCTCCCTCGCTCCTGACCTTGCCGTCGCCTACAGTCTGCTGGCCGTCGCCGAGAGTTCGATCGGCAACCAGGAAGCCGCCATCGCCGCCATGAAGAAAGCGCTGCGCCTCAGCCCCCGCAATGATCTTTACGCCGCCAGCCTGGCCCAGTATGACCTGCTGGCGCAGAAATGGGACGACGCTGCCGCGCTCTTCGAATATCTGCAGGACAGCGACGACCCGCAGATCGCCGCCTCCGCCGCCGACGACCTCAAGCTGCTGCCTGCGCTGCGCAGGATCCCACCGCCCGTCGTCGCCCGCCGCGAGCAGCCCCAGGATTGGTCCGAGTACGACGACCCGAAGTGGCGCCGCCGCACCCCCGCACCGGCCCAGCCTGTGGCCCGTGAAGAGGGGCCCGCGCCGCCCGACAACCGCCCCATCAAGTTCCTCAAGGGCAAGCTGCTTCAGGTGGAGTGCTCCCAGCCGCCGGCGGCGGTCCTGACCGTCTTCGCCGGCAAGAGAACCTGGAAGCTGCGGGTGGCGGATGCGCGCGCGCTGGTGCTGGTGGGCGCCCCAGCCTTCTCCTGCGGCTGGCGCGACCGAGATGTGGCCGTCAACTACCGCGAAGGCGGCCAGGCGAACCGCGACCTGGTCTCCCTCGAACTCGACTAG
- a CDS encoding NAD(P)-dependent oxidoreductase has translation MLSRRERYDIDQIKVAKQDSEERVHNWNEVYQGYTPELAVLEAQRCLLCEHAPCMQACPVHNDIPGAFYLLGDGDFLGAAEIFLETSNMPDVCGRICPQEKLCEGSCVVGAHKPPVTIGKLESFVSDYVRRNYGHPRRSQAPRTGRRVAVVGSGPAGLAVAEELAIRGHNVTVFEAWPAPGGLLLYGIPNFKLNKEVVLEKLNYLEQLGVAFVCNYRVGKNHPVEDLLKLGYDLMFLGYGAVKGGEMKIEGEELTNVYQATEYLVRGNLPPELLPEQWRNLPDPKPHVGKVTVVIGGGDTGMDCVRTARRLNPESKVYCLYRRTEAEMLGRTEERVHAREEGVIFEYLTLPIRLVGNGNGEVKAAECVRMQLGSPDAKGRRSPVPIEGSNFMLECDTVALAIGYNAETEIPESTPDLKATKWGTIIVKSEETGETDREDIYAAGDAVRGADLVVTAIAAARKAAVAMHEKLSRMGRRGAVLVT, from the coding sequence ATGCTGAGCCGCCGCGAGCGCTACGACATCGACCAGATCAAGGTCGCCAAGCAGGACTCCGAAGAGCGCGTCCATAACTGGAACGAGGTCTATCAGGGCTACACGCCGGAGCTGGCGGTGCTGGAGGCGCAGCGCTGCCTGCTGTGCGAGCACGCGCCCTGCATGCAGGCCTGTCCCGTGCACAACGACATCCCCGGCGCCTTCTACCTGCTGGGCGATGGTGACTTCCTGGGCGCGGCGGAGATATTCCTCGAGACCTCGAACATGCCGGACGTGTGCGGGCGCATCTGTCCCCAGGAAAAGCTGTGCGAGGGCTCGTGCGTGGTGGGGGCACACAAGCCTCCGGTGACCATCGGAAAGCTGGAGTCGTTCGTCTCCGACTACGTGCGCAGGAACTATGGGCATCCGCGACGGTCGCAGGCGCCGCGGACCGGGCGGCGAGTGGCGGTGGTGGGATCCGGCCCCGCCGGACTGGCGGTGGCCGAGGAGCTGGCGATACGCGGGCACAACGTCACCGTTTTTGAGGCCTGGCCCGCGCCCGGAGGCCTGCTGCTCTACGGCATCCCCAACTTCAAGCTCAACAAGGAAGTAGTGCTGGAGAAGCTGAATTACCTGGAGCAGCTGGGCGTCGCCTTCGTCTGCAACTACCGCGTGGGCAAGAACCATCCGGTGGAAGACCTGCTGAAGCTGGGCTACGACCTCATGTTCCTGGGCTATGGGGCGGTCAAGGGCGGGGAGATGAAGATCGAGGGCGAGGAACTGACCAACGTCTACCAGGCCACAGAGTACCTGGTGCGCGGCAACCTTCCGCCGGAGCTTTTGCCGGAGCAGTGGCGCAATCTGCCGGACCCCAAGCCGCATGTCGGGAAAGTGACGGTCGTAATCGGCGGCGGCGATACAGGAATGGACTGCGTGCGCACCGCGCGGCGGCTGAATCCCGAGAGCAAGGTGTACTGCCTCTATCGGCGGACGGAGGCCGAGATGCTGGGGCGGACGGAAGAGCGCGTGCACGCGCGGGAGGAGGGCGTCATCTTCGAGTACCTGACGCTGCCCATCCGCCTGGTGGGTAACGGGAACGGCGAGGTGAAGGCGGCGGAGTGCGTGCGCATGCAACTGGGCTCGCCGGACGCCAAGGGCCGCCGCTCGCCTGTCCCCATCGAGGGTTCGAACTTCATGCTGGAGTGCGACACGGTGGCGCTGGCCATCGGCTATAACGCCGAGACCGAGATCCCGGAGAGCACGCCCGACCTGAAAGCCACCAAGTGGGGAACGATCATCGTCAAGAGCGAAGAGACGGGCGAGACCGACCGCGAGGATATCTACGCTGCCGGGGACGCGGTCCGCGGCGCGGATTTGGTGGTGACAGCGATCGCTGCGGCGCGCAAGGCGGCCGTGGCCATGCATGAAAAGCTCAGCAGGATGGGGCGGAGGGGCGCGGTCCTGGTTACGTAA
- a CDS encoding DUF507 family protein, with protein sequence MRLSRDKVNKLAHSVADALAEVDAVDFLEDRNTIRVEVRRLLEELLKEEEKIDLAARHKIENQKRTILEGTQEWDILYRKYYNEEVKKLGI encoded by the coding sequence GTGAGGCTCTCCCGCGACAAAGTGAACAAGCTAGCCCACAGCGTCGCCGACGCCCTGGCCGAGGTGGACGCGGTGGACTTTCTCGAAGACCGCAACACCATCCGCGTGGAGGTCCGCCGCCTGCTGGAGGAGCTGCTCAAGGAAGAGGAGAAGATCGACCTCGCCGCCCGCCACAAGATCGAGAACCAGAAGCGCACCATCCTCGAAGGCACCCAGGAGTGGGACATCCTCTACCGCAAGTACTACAACGAGGAAGTCAAGAAGCTCGGCATCTAG
- a CDS encoding DUF507 family protein, whose protein sequence is MLSREYVGYLAREVAKKLIAGEFIETSDPASVTARVHAAMVEELALEDRINDEVRAILEQYSDEMRKSGASYQEMFKKVKNELVRKYKAVL, encoded by the coding sequence ATGCTCTCCAGGGAATACGTGGGCTATCTGGCCCGCGAAGTCGCCAAAAAACTGATCGCTGGCGAGTTCATTGAGACCTCCGACCCCGCCAGCGTCACCGCGCGCGTGCACGCGGCTATGGTGGAGGAGCTCGCCCTCGAGGACCGCATCAACGACGAGGTGCGCGCCATCCTGGAGCAGTACTCCGACGAGATGCGCAAGAGTGGCGCCAGCTATCAGGAGATGTTCAAGAAGGTGAAGAACGAACTGGTGCGCAAGTACAAGGCGGTGCTGTGA